One stretch of Flavobacterium sp. 9 DNA includes these proteins:
- a CDS encoding DUF1349 domain-containing protein, which translates to MKKIILSALVLFLAQNLSAQTLNKMQWFNEPEKWEIKNNALIMNVTANSDYWRISHYGFTVDDAPFYYATYGGEFEAKVKLTGNYIARFDQMGLMLRIDEKNYIKTGVEFVDGKFNISTVVTHDKSDWSVTTLEKAPPFVWIKVVRRLDAVEVFFSYDDKNYILTRNAPLQDNTPVMVGLMAASPDGKGFEAKFENFKVTHLPDQRRLEWLKNHQ; encoded by the coding sequence ATGAAAAAAATTATACTAAGTGCTTTGGTTTTGTTTTTAGCGCAAAACCTTTCGGCGCAGACTTTAAATAAAATGCAATGGTTTAATGAACCTGAAAAATGGGAAATTAAGAACAATGCTTTGATTATGAATGTTACTGCAAATAGTGATTATTGGCGTATTTCGCATTACGGATTCACGGTTGACGATGCACCATTTTACTACGCAACTTATGGTGGAGAATTTGAAGCCAAAGTAAAATTAACGGGTAATTATATCGCTCGTTTTGACCAAATGGGATTAATGCTTCGTATTGACGAGAAAAACTACATTAAAACCGGAGTTGAATTTGTAGACGGAAAATTTAATATAAGCACTGTTGTAACGCACGATAAAAGCGATTGGAGTGTTACAACATTAGAAAAAGCACCACCTTTTGTATGGATAAAAGTCGTAAGAAGATTAGATGCTGTTGAAGTTTTCTTTTCGTATGATGACAAAAATTATATTCTAACCAGAAATGCGCCATTACAGGATAATACGCCGGTTATGGTTGGTTTAATGGCTGCGTCACCGGACGGAAAAGGTTTTGAAGCTAAGTTTGAGAATTTTAAAGTAACACATTTACCGGATCAACGCAGATTAGAGTGGCTTAAAAATCACCAATAA
- a CDS encoding acyltransferase, with protein MSSISMDIKPKKHYEILDGLRGVAALLVVIFHIFETFNEGSRFKQIMNHGYLAVDFFFLLSGFVVAYAYDDRWGKMGQWEFYKRRLIRLQPMVIMGMIIGAIFYYFQASDTVFPQIAGMEVWKVILTMVIGFTLLPIPPSLEIRGWGEMHPLNGPAWSLFFEYIANILYALIFRKFSNKVLGFFVLIFAAMLINYTVFGPKGDVIGGWSLNLEQMNVGFTRLLYPFFAGVLLSRLGKLIHIKGAFWVCSIMIFVIFSIPRIGDENSLWMNGLYESVVIILLFPLIVAIGAGGEIKNPLSLKICKALGDISYPIYIIHYPLIYWYTAWVFENKIPLKDGYVIGIGVLVSSIVIAYLCLKFYDEPVRNWLQNKFQKRKSVVTKTAE; from the coding sequence ATGAGTTCAATTTCAATGGACATTAAACCAAAAAAACATTATGAAATTCTGGACGGTTTACGTGGAGTAGCTGCTCTTTTAGTCGTTATTTTCCACATTTTTGAGACTTTTAATGAAGGAAGCCGTTTCAAACAAATTATGAATCACGGTTATCTTGCCGTTGATTTCTTTTTTCTGTTATCAGGATTTGTTGTCGCTTATGCGTATGACGATCGTTGGGGAAAAATGGGGCAGTGGGAGTTTTATAAACGACGTTTAATTCGTTTACAGCCCATGGTAATTATGGGAATGATCATTGGAGCAATATTTTATTATTTTCAAGCTTCAGACACTGTTTTTCCACAGATTGCAGGAATGGAAGTTTGGAAAGTAATCTTAACAATGGTAATTGGATTTACATTATTACCAATTCCGCCTTCTTTAGAAATAAGAGGCTGGGGCGAAATGCATCCGTTAAACGGACCGGCATGGTCGCTTTTCTTTGAATATATTGCTAATATTCTATACGCATTAATTTTCCGTAAATTCTCTAATAAAGTTTTAGGATTTTTTGTTTTAATCTTCGCAGCAATGCTGATTAATTATACGGTTTTTGGACCAAAAGGAGACGTAATTGGCGGTTGGTCATTAAACCTGGAACAAATGAATGTTGGTTTTACCCGTTTATTATATCCGTTTTTTGCCGGAGTTTTACTTTCCCGTTTAGGAAAATTAATTCACATAAAAGGCGCTTTCTGGGTTTGTAGTATTATGATTTTCGTGATATTCAGTATTCCAAGAATTGGAGACGAAAATAGTTTATGGATGAACGGTTTATACGAATCTGTTGTTATTATTCTTTTGTTTCCATTAATTGTTGCAATTGGAGCAGGAGGAGAGATAAAGAATCCGCTTTCGCTAAAAATATGCAAAGCTTTAGGAGACATCTCATATCCAATTTACATTATACATTATCCACTAATTTATTGGTATACAGCTTGGGTATTCGAAAATAAAATCCCTCTAAAAGACGGTTACGTAATAGGAATCGGAGTTTTGGTTTCTAGTATTGTAATTGCTTATT
- a CDS encoding DUF6377 domain-containing protein: protein MKKYFLFLLIVLVNLPVYSLDSTDAILAQLNNALKNKERYVQLKEERILNFKKIKSDNLTKEQEYNYNKTLYTEYLKFNSDSAIHYVKKNLKLANELQNKELEDLANLELATLYSSSGKYRESEAILKAINKNQLSKKVLPEYYESYREFYEHYVANSYDKKYITQIAMYRDSLLTVLNPQTLKYKINLIQRHIHHMQFGIAQKKLMRLLETANQDDTQYAMIGYLLGSIYESTHQLELRKKYYALSALSDIKHAIKDNASLQELALVFYEIGDVDMAYKLTQSAIADALFCNVQFRTLQMSEVYSIINTAYLEREAKRKMQLQMYLLCISILTAFLIVAIIYVYKQMKKVSRIRGELFITSQKLAELNQDITQTNNQLQERNAQLSESNHIKEEYIAHFFNLCSTYINKLENYRIILNKKATAKQFDEIYKILKSTTLVDNELEELYKNFDIIFLNLYPTFVKDFNALLISEEQIVLKQGELLNTELRIFALIRLGITDSVKIAAFLRYSLSTIYNYRTRARNKAAVSRNDFEEMVMKIGLITLKI, encoded by the coding sequence TTGAAAAAATATTTTCTATTTCTGTTAATCGTTCTTGTCAATCTGCCTGTTTATTCATTGGATAGTACAGATGCTATTTTAGCACAGTTAAACAATGCTTTAAAAAATAAGGAACGTTATGTTCAGTTAAAAGAAGAGCGTATTTTGAACTTCAAGAAAATCAAATCTGATAATTTAACTAAGGAACAAGAGTACAATTACAATAAGACATTATATACAGAATATTTAAAATTCAATTCAGATTCGGCGATTCATTACGTCAAGAAAAATCTGAAACTTGCCAATGAACTTCAAAATAAAGAACTGGAAGATTTGGCAAATCTTGAATTAGCAACACTTTATTCTTCGTCAGGAAAATATCGGGAATCAGAAGCTATTCTGAAAGCGATCAATAAAAACCAATTATCAAAAAAGGTACTTCCGGAGTATTACGAATCGTATCGGGAGTTTTATGAGCATTATGTAGCCAATAGTTACGACAAAAAGTATATCACTCAAATTGCGATGTACCGCGATTCTTTATTGACAGTTTTAAATCCTCAGACGCTTAAGTATAAAATCAATCTGATTCAGCGTCATATTCATCATATGCAATTTGGCATTGCGCAGAAAAAATTGATGCGTTTATTAGAAACCGCAAATCAGGACGATACACAATATGCAATGATTGGATATCTTTTGGGAAGTATTTATGAATCTACACATCAATTAGAATTAAGAAAAAAATACTATGCACTTTCGGCACTTTCAGATATTAAACATGCCATAAAAGACAATGCATCTTTGCAGGAATTGGCGCTCGTTTTTTATGAAATTGGCGATGTAGATATGGCTTACAAACTAACACAATCGGCTATTGCGGATGCTTTGTTTTGTAATGTACAGTTTCGAACGCTGCAAATGTCTGAAGTTTATTCGATTATCAATACCGCTTATTTAGAAAGAGAAGCCAAAAGAAAAATGCAATTGCAAATGTATCTTTTGTGCATTAGTATTTTAACGGCATTTTTGATTGTGGCGATTATTTATGTTTACAAACAAATGAAAAAAGTATCCCGAATTCGTGGAGAGCTTTTTATTACAAGTCAAAAATTAGCCGAATTAAATCAGGATATTACCCAGACTAATAATCAGTTGCAGGAGCGTAATGCACAATTATCAGAATCTAATCATATTAAAGAAGAATATATAGCGCATTTCTTTAATTTGTGTTCGACTTATATCAATAAACTGGAAAATTACCGCATCATTTTAAACAAGAAAGCTACGGCAAAACAATTTGATGAGATTTATAAAATTTTAAAATCAACAACTTTAGTTGATAATGAATTGGAGGAATTGTACAAGAATTTTGATATTATCTTCCTGAATTTGTATCCAACTTTTGTAAAAGATTTCAATGCTTTACTAATTAGTGAAGAACAAATTGTTTTAAAACAAGGAGAATTGCTAAATACAGAGCTTCGTATTTTTGCTTTAATCCGACTTGGAATTACAGACAGTGTCAAAATCGCAGCATTTTTAAGATACTCTTTAAGCACAATTTACAATTATCGCACAAGAGCAAGAAATAAAGCGGCAGTTTCAAGAAATGATTTCGAGGAAATGGTCATGAAAATTGGCTTAATTACCTTAAAAATCTAA
- a CDS encoding glycoside hydrolase family 3 C-terminal domain-containing protein — MFKNVKTIVVLLLLGSFCVNAQNKVPVYLDDKKSINERVEDALSKMTTDEKIAMIHAQSKFSSPGVPRLGIPENWMTDGPHGIRTEVKWDEWDQAGWTNDSCIAFPALTALSATWNKELSSLYGKSIGEEARYRNKNVLLGPGVNIYRSPLNGRNFEYMGEDPFLTSKMVVPYIKGVQSNGVAACVKHFALNNQETGRNSVNVIVDDRALYEIYLPAFKAAVQEGDAWAIMGAYNRYKGQHCCHNEYLLNDILRGELGFKGVVVSDWGGVHDTKQAIHNGLDMEFGSWTNGLSWGTSNAYDNYYLAKPYSTMIAKGEIGTKELDEKVRRILRLSFLTTMDRNRPFGSFGTAEHAQAGLKIAEEGIVLLQNKNNILPIDLSKTKKIAVIGENAIKMMTVGGGSSSLKARYEITPLEGLKKRIGNQAEIVYARGYVGDPTSNYNGVVAKVSLEDKRSPTELTAEALKVAKDADIVLFIGGTNKSDKQDAEGFDRAQLGLSYGQDQLINELTKVNKNIVFVNISGNAVAMPWVKEVPGIVQGWFLGTEAGTALAAVLVGDVNPSGKLSFTFPVKLSDNGAHALGDFPGGDDVTYKESIFVGYRWADKQKAKPLFSFGHGLSYTTFEYGKVTADKKQMSAGDQITFSVKVKNTGKREGSEVAQLYISDLKSSLPRPIKELKGFEKISLKAGEEKTITFTIDKTALSFFDDKKHDWVAEPGDFEAIIGASSTDIKSKVGFSLK; from the coding sequence ATGTTTAAAAACGTTAAAACAATTGTTGTTTTACTTTTGCTAGGCTCTTTCTGTGTAAATGCACAGAATAAAGTTCCGGTTTATCTAGATGATAAAAAGTCAATTAATGAACGTGTAGAAGATGCGCTTTCTAAAATGACAACCGATGAAAAAATCGCCATGATTCATGCGCAATCAAAATTTAGTTCACCTGGTGTACCGCGTTTGGGAATTCCTGAAAACTGGATGACTGATGGTCCACACGGAATTCGTACTGAAGTTAAATGGGACGAATGGGATCAGGCTGGTTGGACAAATGATTCTTGTATTGCATTTCCGGCTTTAACGGCGCTTTCTGCAACATGGAATAAAGAATTGTCTTCTTTATATGGAAAATCAATTGGAGAAGAAGCAAGATATCGTAATAAAAATGTATTGTTAGGACCTGGAGTTAATATCTACAGAAGCCCATTAAACGGTCGTAACTTCGAATATATGGGAGAGGATCCTTTCCTAACTTCAAAAATGGTAGTTCCTTATATTAAAGGAGTACAATCAAATGGAGTTGCAGCTTGTGTAAAACATTTCGCTTTAAACAATCAGGAAACTGGTCGTAATTCTGTAAACGTAATTGTTGATGATCGTGCTTTGTACGAGATTTATTTGCCTGCTTTTAAAGCTGCTGTCCAGGAAGGTGATGCTTGGGCAATTATGGGAGCATACAACAGATATAAAGGACAACATTGTTGCCATAATGAGTATTTATTGAATGATATTCTTCGCGGAGAATTGGGCTTCAAAGGTGTTGTAGTTTCTGATTGGGGAGGAGTTCATGATACAAAACAAGCGATTCACAATGGTTTGGATATGGAATTTGGTTCTTGGACAAACGGACTTTCTTGGGGAACAAGCAATGCTTATGACAACTATTATTTAGCAAAACCATATTCGACTATGATTGCTAAAGGTGAAATTGGAACTAAAGAATTAGACGAAAAAGTACGTCGTATTTTACGTTTATCTTTCTTGACTACAATGGATAGAAACAGACCTTTTGGATCTTTTGGAACTGCAGAACACGCTCAGGCAGGTTTAAAAATTGCTGAAGAAGGAATTGTATTGCTTCAAAACAAAAACAATATTTTGCCAATTGATCTTTCTAAAACTAAGAAAATTGCAGTTATTGGAGAGAATGCTATTAAAATGATGACAGTTGGTGGAGGAAGTTCTTCGCTTAAAGCAAGATACGAAATTACTCCGCTTGAAGGTTTAAAGAAAAGAATTGGAAACCAAGCTGAAATCGTTTACGCTCGTGGTTATGTTGGAGATCCAACAAGTAACTATAATGGAGTTGTGGCAAAAGTAAGTTTAGAAGACAAACGTTCTCCTACTGAATTGACTGCTGAGGCTTTAAAAGTAGCTAAAGATGCTGATATTGTTCTTTTTATTGGAGGAACAAATAAAAGCGACAAACAAGATGCTGAAGGATTTGATCGTGCGCAATTAGGACTTTCATACGGTCAGGATCAGTTGATTAACGAATTGACTAAAGTAAATAAAAATATAGTTTTTGTAAATATCTCAGGAAATGCTGTGGCGATGCCGTGGGTTAAGGAAGTTCCGGGAATTGTACAAGGTTGGTTTTTAGGTACAGAAGCAGGAACTGCTTTGGCTGCTGTTTTGGTTGGAGATGTTAACCCTTCCGGGAAATTATCATTTACTTTTCCTGTAAAATTATCGGATAACGGAGCACATGCATTAGGAGATTTTCCTGGTGGAGATGATGTAACTTACAAAGAAAGCATTTTTGTAGGATACCGTTGGGCTGACAAACAAAAAGCAAAACCATTATTCTCTTTTGGACACGGTTTAAGCTACACTACTTTTGAATACGGAAAAGTAACAGCAGATAAAAAACAAATGTCGGCGGGAGATCAAATTACATTCTCTGTTAAAGTTAAAAACACTGGAAAACGTGAAGGTTCTGAGGTTGCTCAGCTTTATATTAGTGATTTGAAATCATCATTGCCACGTCCGATAAAAGAATTAAAAGGTTTTGAGAAAATTTCGCTTAAAGCGGGAGAAGAAAAAACAATAACTTTTACAATTGACAAAACTGCTTTAAGCTTTTTTGATGATAAAAAACACGACTGGGTTGCTGAACCTGGAGACTTTGAAGCAATTATTGGTGCATCGTCTACAGACATAAAATCTAAAGTGGGCTTCTCACTTAAATAG